The Candidozyma auris chromosome 1, complete sequence genome includes a region encoding these proteins:
- the MCM3 gene encoding MCM DNA helicase complex subunit MCM3, which produces MDDLNDQVIDAVFSDRVKRFQEFLDQNSENGISHRSAIKDMLMKGKFRLPVSLDEIRDFDAEFWRGLLDTPVDYLPACERALRDTVMTIYDPHDNRYSEIDENQQFYISLKGAFGGNQVTPRTISSNFLSKMVSIEGIVTRASLVRPKVIRSVHYSEKAARFFAKSYKDNTTSFDAISTPAVYPLEDPNGNALTPEYGYSTYRDHQKISVQEMPESAPAGQLPRSVDIILDDDLVDTTKPGDRVQIVGIYRALGGGSNNSSSFKTVILANAVYPLHARSTGVAAHEKLTDQDVREINKMAKEKNIFDILSNSLAPSIYGLDYIKKAVLLMMFGGSEKNLANGTHLRGDINILMVGDPSTAKSQMLRFVLNTASLAIATTGRGSSGAGLTAAVTSDKETGERRLEAGAMVLADRGVVCIDEFDKMSDTDRVAIHEVMEQQTVTIAKAGIHTTLNARCSVIAAANPVFGQYDVHKDPHKNIALPDSLLSRFDLLFIVTDDVNQVKDKTVSEHVLRMHRFISAGLAEGEPVRERSVVSLATGEDPVDDSFEEPIFEKFNSLLHAGVARSGASGQTPTLLSIPFLKKYVQYAKQRIKPKLTERASSYVVSVYKDLRNSDTDVHRRTAPVTARTLETLIRLSTAHAKLRLSKSVDIKDAKVAEELLRYSLFRDAHNKKKTAKRRREEPRYGELDDEDDIDQELNVAEAAIHRATIAQTVRPDSEEPTENRSSTLPAGVEENMRNMHISRGQAQPLSETTGSSHDHNVAVHAEGISAERYALFLQVMSRMINSTMFDSYGGACPKETIIEAINEDLQQEEVFSPIEIESAFAKMQDENKIMLSDDKVWKI; this is translated from the coding sequence ATGGACGACTTGAACGATCAGGTCATTGACGCTGTCTTCAGTGATCGTGTAAAAAGGTTCCAAGAGTTTTTAGACCAGAATTCAGAAAATGGTATTAGCCACAGATCTGCCATCAAGGACATGCTCATGAAAGGCAAATTCAGATTGCCAGTTctgcttgatgagattCGTGACTTTGACGCTGAATTTTGGAGGGGCCTTTTGGATACCCCTGTTGACTACTTGCCAGCCTGTGAGCGTGCTCTCAGAGATACTGTGATGACGATTTATGACCCTCATGACAACCGCTACAGCGAGATTGATGAGAACCAACAATTTTATATCTCCCTTAAGGGCGCCTTTGGTGGAAACCAAGTGACCCCTCGAACCATTTCGTCGAACTTCCTTTCGAAAATGGTTTCTATTGAAGGTATTGTGACAAGAGCCTCTTTAGTGAGACCAAAGGTGATCAGGTCGGTTCACTATTCTGAAAAAGCAGCCAgattctttgcaaagagtTACAAAGATAACACAACATCTTTTGATGCAATTTCCACTCCTGCTGTTTACCCCTTGGAAGACCCCAATGGAAACGCACTTACTCCAGAGTATGGTTACTCTACATACAGAGATCACCAGAAGATCTCCGTTCAAGAAATGCCTGAATCTGCTCCTGCCGGTCAGTTGCCAAGGTCTGTTGATATcatccttgatgatgatttggTGGATACTACGAAGCCGGGTGACAGAGTCCAGATTGTGGGTATTTACAGAGCTTTGGGTGGTGGTTCCAACAACTCTTCGTCTTTTAAAACAGTGATTTTGGCGAATGCCGTCTACCCACTTCACGCCAGATCTACAGGAGTTGCTGCTCACGAGAAGCTTACTGATCAGGATGTCAGAGAGATAAACAAGATGGCTaaggagaagaatatcTTTGATATCTTGTCCAACTCGCTTGCGCCCTCAATTTACGGTCTCGATTACATTAAAAAGGCAGTTTTGCTTATGATGTTCGGTGGTAGcgagaagaacttggccaacgGAACACATTTGAGAGGTGATATTAATATTCTCATGGTGGGTGACCCATCGACCGCCAAGTCCCAGATGCTTAGATTTGTGCTCAACACAGCTTCCTTGGCTATTGCAACCACCGGTCGAGGCTCCTCTGGCGCTGGTTTGACCGCGGCCGTCACCTCAGACAAGGAAACAGGAGAAAGACGTTTGGAGGCAGGTGCCATGGTTTTGGCTGACAGGGGTGTTGTGTGtattgatgagtttgacaAAATGTCCGACACTGATCGTGTGGCTATTCACGAAGTTATGGAACAACAAACTGTCACCATAGCAAAGGCTGGTATTCACACCACCCTTAATGCTAGATGCTCTGTTATAGCTGCTGCTAATCCTGTCTTTGGCCAGTATGATGTTCACAAGGATCCACATAAGAACATAGCCTTGCCTGATTCTCTTTTGTCTCGTTTCGATTTGCTTTTCATTGTTACAGATGATGTCAATCAAGTGAAAGACAAGACTGTGTCCGAACACGTTTTGAGAATGCATCGTTTCATCTCCGCTGGTTTGGCAGAGGGTGAGCCCGTGAGGGAGCGTAGTGTTGTCTCCTTGGCAACTGGAGAAGACCCAGTTGACGACTCCTTCGAAGAGCCCATCTTTGAAAAGTTTAATTCCCTTTTACATGCTGGTGTCGCCAGAAGCGGTGCAAGTGGTCAGACGCCAACGTTGCTATCCATTccatttttgaagaaatatgTGCAATATGCTAAACAAAGAATCAAGCCGAAATTGACGGAGAGAGCATCTCTGTACGTTGTGTCTGTCTACAAAGACTTGAGAAACAGTGACACAGATGTCCACAGAAGAACAGCACCCGTCACCGCAAGAACATTGGAGACCCTTATTCGTCTCTCTACCGCCCACGCTAAGTTGCGTTTGTCCAAATCTGTTGATATTAAAGACGCCAAGGTTGCCGAGGAGCTCCTTCGATACTCGTTGTTTAGAGATGCtcacaacaagaagaagactgccaagagaagaagagaagagccCAGGTACGGTGAGCTtgatgacgaagacgaTATCGATCAGGAACTCAATGTTGCAGAGGCCGCCATTCACAGAGCTACTATAGCTCAAACGGTTCGCCCAGATTCAGAGGAGCCAACAGAAAACAGATCGTCAACTCTTCCCGCTGGCGTCGAGGAGAACATGAGAAATATGCACATCTCAAGGGGTCAAGCGCAGCCCTTGTCTGAAACAACTGGCAGCTCGCATGATCACAATGTTGCCGTCCATGCCGAAGGTATAAGTGCAGAAAGATATGCTTTGTTCTTACAAGTCATGTCAAGAATGATAAATTCGACCATGTTTGACAGCTATGGTGGCGCCTGTCCTAAGGAAACCATTATCGAGGCTATCAACGAGGACTTGCAGCAGGAGGAAGTCTTCAGTCCtattgaaattgaaagTGCATTCGCCAAGATGCAAGATGAGAACAAGATTATGCTTAGTGACGACAAAGTGTGGAAGATTTAG
- the NOC4 gene encoding ribosome biosynthesis protein NOC4: MAKKRGSKGNASVAKKPKADKEEKRKVVEAVEEKILEHHEIAELAEKVTQDRKYNGLVPLIDEYQIIEKKLLKEGDQSFDKHARLLTEKLTKCFEVLISSSVMEETKDEKKKLIASWVRDKYDKFRARLCWFVNTRLPFQASVQLDAVDSYLALLEEETTKYGEFPVAMYQELVIALLASDIGCNRPDGRSDNYVVQAFSALFCDDRNLQLNLFQDSLADKLVEWQSLERPTRDKIFANYFELIKDGLVPDDEESTSPDDLTDDLKAKFQKCFLAWVRLPDLSAAQYKLILNSMDYSILPYLSTPSSMMDFLTDSFDQEEDEVVHLLVIKSLWQLMKDYNLEYPDFYNKLYSLLTPNLLYIRYRARFFRQLDLFLSSTHLSANLVASFIKRLARLALSAPAPGVVILFPFIYNLLKRHPTCMIMLQNSEGRNNPDYKDPFDNKETNPQKTGALGSSLWELETLQSHYHPNIATLARIFGEPFRKPSYNMEDFLDWTYASLLDSEEKRRYKGLAALEYEEWETLFGQDNAFMEGWKLS; encoded by the coding sequence ATggccaaaaagagaggaTCGAAGGGAAATGCGCTGGTAGCAAAGAAGCCTAAAGCTGATAAAGAGGAAAAGCGTAAAGTGGTCGAAGCtgtggaagaaaaaattcTCGAGCATCACGAGATTGCTGAGCTAGCTGAGAAAGTGACACAAGATAGAAAGTACAATGGCCTAGTACCTTTGATAGATGAGTATCAAATaattgaaaagaagttATTGAAAGAAGGAGACCAAAGTTTTGATAAACATGCTAGGCTTCTTACAGAAAAGCTCACGAAGTGTTTCGAGGTTCTCATCCTGTCCAGTGTGATGGAGGAAACGaaagatgagaagaaaaagctcattgcATCCTGGGTGAGAGACAAGTATGACAAGTTTAGGGCTAGACTATGCTGGTTTGTTAACACTCGACTCCCATTTCAGGCCTCTGTTCAACTTGACGCTGTCGACTCTTACCTAGCTCtcttggaagaggaaaCGACAAAATATGGAGAATTTCCTGTCGCCATGTACCAGGAACTAGTCATCGCATTACTTGCTAGTGATATTGGCTGCAATAGGCCAGACGGAAGATCGGACAATTATGTTGTGCAAGCATTTCTGGCTCTATTTTGCGACGACAGAAACTTGCAGCTTAATTTATTTCAAGATTCCCTTGCTGATAAACTCGTGGAATGGCAAAGTCTCGAGCGTCCTACTAGAGACAAGATTTTTGCAAACTACTTTGAGCTTATCAAGGATGGTCTTGTCCCTGACGATGAGGAATCTACCAGCCCTGATGATCTAACCGATGACTTGAAGGCTaagtttcaaaaatgtttCTTGGCTTGGGTCAGATTACCAGACTTGTCTGCGGCTCAGTATAAGCTAATTCTAAATTCCATGGACTACAGTATCCTACCATACTTGAGCACACCGTCCTCCATGATGGACTTCCTCACCGATTCATTTGAtcaagaggaagatgaagtggtTCATCTTCTAGTCATCAAATCACTCTGGCAACTTATGAAGGATTACAATTTGGAATATCCTGACTTTTACAACAAACTTTACTCCTTGCTCACGCCCAACCTTTTATACATCAGATACAGAGCACGCTTCTTCCGCCAACTCGACTTGTTCCTTAGCTCAACACATTTGAGCGCTAACTTAGTTGCAtcattcatcaaaagaCTCGCTCGTTTGGCTCTATCGGCTCCTGCACCAGGTGTTGTTATCTTGTTCCCATTCATTTATAACCTCTTGAAGAGACATCCAACTTGTATGATCATGCTACAAAACCTGGAGGGGCGCAACAACCCAGATTACAAAGACCCCTTCGACAACAAGGAAACCAATCCTCAAAAAACTGGCGCGTTAGGGTCCTCTCTTTGGGAGCTTGAAACACTTCAAAGCCATTATCACCCCAACATCGCAACCTTGGCAAGAATATTTGGTGAGCCGTTCAGAAAACCCTCATACAACATGGAGGATTTCTTGGACTGGACTTACGCCTCCTTGCTCGACagtgaagagaaaagaagataCAAGGGTCTAGCGGCCCTCGAGTACGAAGAATGGGAAACACTTTTCGGACAAGACAATGCTTTCATGGAAGGTTGGAAGTTAAGTTGA
- the RPL21A gene encoding 60S ribosomal protein eL21, with translation MAHTHGYRSRTRYMFQRDFRKHGTIPLSTYLKTYKVGDIVDIKANGSIQKGMPHKYYHGKTGIVFNVTKTSVGVIINKVVGNRYIEKKVNLRIEHVKHSACRTEFLNRVKTNAALKREAKAKGEQIDLKRKPAQPREAKVVKIGENVPQTLAPVPYETFI, from the exons ATGGCCCACAC TCACGGTTACAGATCTCGTACTCGTTACATGTTCCAACGTGACTTTAGAAAGCACGGAACCATTCCTTTGTCTACTTACTTGAAGACTTACAAGGTTGGTGACATTGTGGACATCAAGGCCAACGGTTCTATCCAGAAGGGTATGCCACACAAGTACTACCACGGTAAGACCGGTATCGTTTTCAACGTTACCAAGACTTCCGTCGgtgtcatcatcaacaaggttGTTGGTAACAGATacattgagaagaaggttaACTTGAGAATCGAGCACGTCAAGCACTCTGCTTGCCGTACTGAATTCTTGAACAGAGTCAAGACCAAcgctgctttgaagagagaggCTAAGGCTAAGGGCGAGCAgattgacttgaagagaaagccaGCTCAGCCAAGAGAGGCCAAGGTTGTCAAGATCGGTGAGAACGTTCCTCAGACATTGGCCCCAGTTCCTTACGAAACCTTCATCTAA